In a single window of the Streptacidiphilus sp. P02-A3a genome:
- a CDS encoding NAD(P)H-dependent glycerol-3-phosphate dehydrogenase → MTTRTAVFGTGSWGTAFAMILADAGCEVRLWGRRPELVDAINATGTNPDYFPGVELPAGIRATADAAEAAEGAQFAVLAGTSQTLRASLGRWAPAIGPDTVLVSLMKGVELGTAKLMSEVIAEVAGAGPERIAVVSGPNLAPEIVRRQPAASVVACADEEVAKRLQSACHTGYFRPYTSVDVVGCELGGAVKNVIGLAVGIADGMGLGDNAKASLITRGLAETTRLGLVLGADPYTFAGLAGMGDLVATCSSPLSRNHTFGSNLGRGMTLQETIAATKQTAEGVKSCESVLDLARRHGVDMPITETVVDVVHGGKPPLVAVKELMSRSAKPERR, encoded by the coding sequence GTGACGACCCGTACCGCCGTGTTCGGGACCGGGTCCTGGGGCACCGCTTTCGCCATGATCCTGGCCGACGCGGGCTGCGAGGTCAGGCTGTGGGGCCGCCGTCCGGAACTGGTCGACGCCATCAACGCGACCGGGACCAACCCCGACTACTTCCCCGGGGTGGAACTCCCGGCCGGGATCAGGGCCACCGCCGACGCCGCCGAGGCCGCCGAGGGCGCGCAGTTCGCGGTGCTCGCCGGTACCTCGCAGACGCTGCGGGCCAGCCTCGGCCGCTGGGCCCCGGCGATCGGCCCGGACACGGTGCTGGTCAGCCTGATGAAGGGGGTCGAACTCGGCACCGCCAAGCTGATGAGCGAGGTGATCGCCGAGGTCGCGGGCGCCGGGCCGGAACGGATCGCGGTGGTCTCCGGACCCAACCTGGCTCCGGAGATCGTCCGCCGCCAGCCCGCCGCCAGCGTGGTCGCCTGCGCCGACGAGGAGGTCGCCAAGCGGCTCCAGTCGGCCTGCCACACCGGCTACTTCCGCCCGTACACCAGCGTCGACGTGGTCGGCTGCGAGCTCGGCGGCGCGGTCAAGAACGTGATCGGGCTGGCCGTGGGCATCGCCGACGGCATGGGCCTCGGCGACAACGCCAAGGCCTCGCTGATCACCCGGGGACTGGCCGAGACCACCAGGCTGGGCCTGGTGCTCGGGGCCGACCCGTACACCTTCGCCGGACTGGCCGGGATGGGCGACCTGGTGGCCACCTGCTCCTCGCCGCTGTCCCGCAACCACACCTTCGGCAGCAATCTGGGGCGCGGGATGACCCTCCAGGAGACCATCGCCGCCACCAAGCAGACGGCGGAGGGGGTGAAGTCCTGCGAGTCGGTGCTGGACCTCGCCCGCAGGCACGGGGTGGACATGCCGATCACCGAGACCGTGGTGGACGTCGTCCACGGCGGCAAGCCGCCGCTGGTCGCGGTGAAGGAGCTGATGTCCCGCTCGGCCAAACCCGAGCGGCGCTGA
- a CDS encoding 1-acyl-sn-glycerol-3-phosphate acyltransferase encodes MPGSSTKAARRQYGFWYRLAAVIGKPPLFLLTKRDWQGYENFPKTGGFITAVNHNSYLDPLIYGHYQYDSGRPARFLGKSGVFSVPIIGRILHGSGQIPVYRGSTDAAHAFRAAVAAVEAGECVAFYPEGTLTRDPEMWPMTGKTGAARVALMTGAPVIPVAHWGAHEIMPRYAKGGRGDRRFKPFPRHTVRVVAGPPVDLSAFAGKDLNAKVLREATEVIMDGITALLEDIRGEKAPAVRYDVQRAAAERRKEREAGR; translated from the coding sequence GTGCCCGGCAGCAGTACCAAGGCGGCCCGACGCCAGTACGGTTTCTGGTACCGCCTCGCGGCGGTGATCGGCAAGCCCCCGCTGTTCCTGCTGACCAAGCGCGACTGGCAGGGCTACGAGAACTTCCCGAAGACCGGCGGTTTCATCACCGCGGTCAATCACAACTCGTACCTGGACCCGCTGATCTACGGCCACTACCAGTACGACTCCGGGCGCCCGGCGCGGTTCCTCGGCAAGTCCGGGGTGTTCTCGGTGCCGATCATCGGCCGGATCCTGCACGGCAGCGGCCAGATCCCGGTGTACCGCGGGTCCACCGACGCGGCGCACGCGTTCCGGGCCGCCGTGGCGGCGGTGGAGGCGGGCGAGTGCGTGGCCTTCTACCCGGAGGGGACGCTCACCCGCGACCCGGAGATGTGGCCGATGACCGGGAAGACCGGCGCGGCCCGGGTGGCGCTGATGACCGGCGCGCCGGTGATCCCGGTGGCCCACTGGGGCGCGCACGAGATCATGCCCCGCTACGCCAAGGGCGGTCGCGGCGACCGCCGGTTCAAGCCCTTCCCCCGGCACACGGTGCGGGTGGTGGCGGGCCCGCCGGTCGATCTGAGCGCCTTCGCGGGCAAGGACCTCAACGCCAAGGTGCTGCGCGAGGCGACCGAGGTGATCATGGACGGGATCACCGCGCTGCTGGAGGACATCCGCGGCGAGAAGGCACCCGCCGTACGCTACGACGTGCAGCGTGCCGCGGCCGAGCGGCGCAAGGAGAGGGAGGCCGGTCGGTGA
- the cofC gene encoding 2-phospho-L-lactate guanylyltransferase: MNRVDTRPPPPPDAPAHADSPPWTLVLPLKPLALAKSRLASATGPLRPGLALAFAVDTATAALRCAEVGRLLVVTDDPLAAAELAALGALVVPDEPGAGLNAALRHGAEVARARHGATAVAAMSADLPALRPLELGRVLRAAAGHPRAFLADTQGVGTTLLTAGPGVALAPAFGGASRLRHAAAGARELTLPDVPSLRRDVDTPQDLRVALGLGTGPRTTALSALVGSRPGTERPCRTV; the protein is encoded by the coding sequence ATGAACCGGGTGGACACCCGCCCTCCCCCGCCGCCGGACGCCCCGGCCCACGCGGACTCCCCGCCCTGGACGCTGGTCCTGCCGCTGAAGCCGCTGGCCCTGGCCAAGAGCAGACTGGCGTCGGCGACCGGCCCGCTGCGGCCAGGGCTGGCGCTGGCCTTCGCCGTGGACACCGCCACCGCCGCGCTGCGCTGCGCCGAGGTGGGCCGATTGCTGGTGGTCACCGACGATCCGCTGGCGGCGGCGGAACTGGCCGCGCTCGGCGCGCTGGTGGTCCCGGACGAGCCCGGGGCCGGGCTCAACGCGGCGCTGCGGCACGGCGCGGAGGTGGCCCGGGCCCGGCACGGCGCGACCGCGGTCGCCGCGATGTCGGCCGATCTGCCCGCGCTGCGCCCGCTGGAACTCGGGCGGGTGCTGCGGGCCGCCGCCGGGCACCCGCGCGCCTTCCTGGCCGACACCCAGGGCGTGGGCACCACCCTGCTGACCGCCGGTCCCGGGGTCGCGCTGGCTCCCGCCTTCGGCGGCGCCTCCCGGCTGCGCCACGCCGCCGCCGGGGCCCGGGAACTGACGCTGCCGGACGTCCCCTCGCTGCGGCGGGACGTGGACACCCCGCAGGACCTGCGGGTGGCGCTGGGTCTGGGGACCGGGCCGCGCACCACCGCGCTGTCGGCGCTGGTCGGCTCCCGGCCGGGCACGGAACGGCCCTGCCGGACGGTCTAA
- a CDS encoding HU family DNA-binding protein has translation MNKAQLVEAVAEQLGGRRAAAEAVDAVLDTIVRAVTAGERVSVTGFGTFEKVDRSARFARNPQTGERVKVKKTAVPRFRPGQGFKDLVSGSKKLPKTGPSVKKAPKGSLTPGKSGMVAPAGSPAAKKAAAKKTVTAKKTTPTVKKAAAKKAAPATKAAATAPAKTAAKKTTAKKTSAAVKAPAKKTVTASATRPAAKTTAAAAKKTTAAAAKKTTARKAPAKRVAKS, from the coding sequence GTGAACAAGGCGCAGCTTGTTGAAGCGGTGGCCGAGCAGCTGGGTGGCCGTCGCGCCGCCGCAGAAGCAGTGGACGCTGTGCTCGACACCATCGTCCGCGCGGTCACTGCCGGGGAGCGGGTGTCGGTCACCGGCTTCGGCACCTTCGAGAAGGTCGACCGCTCGGCTCGGTTCGCTCGCAACCCGCAGACGGGCGAGCGGGTCAAGGTGAAGAAGACCGCAGTGCCCCGCTTCCGTCCGGGCCAGGGCTTCAAGGACCTGGTCAGTGGCTCCAAGAAGCTGCCGAAGACCGGTCCCTCGGTGAAGAAGGCCCCCAAGGGCTCGCTCACGCCGGGCAAGAGCGGCATGGTGGCGCCGGCCGGCTCGCCCGCCGCGAAGAAGGCGGCGGCGAAGAAGACCGTGACCGCGAAGAAGACCACGCCCACGGTGAAGAAGGCGGCGGCCAAGAAGGCGGCTCCGGCGACCAAGGCGGCGGCCACCGCGCCCGCCAAGACGGCGGCCAAGAAGACCACGGCGAAGAAGACCTCCGCCGCGGTCAAGGCTCCGGCCAAGAAGACCGTGACCGCCTCGGCCACCCGCCCGGCGGCGAAGACCACGGCCGCCGCGGCCAAGAAGACCACGGCGGCGGCGGCGAAGAAGACCACCGCCCGCAAGGCTCCGGCGAAGCGTGTCGCCAAGAGCTGA
- the leuD gene encoding 3-isopropylmalate dehydratase small subunit — MEKFTTHTGRVVPLRRSNVDTDQIIPAHWLKKVTRSGFEDGLFEAWRKDESFVLNQPQYAGASILVAGPEFGTGSSREHAVWALENYGFRAVISSRFADIFRGNSLKNGLLTVILPQEAVERIWALVEADPTAEVTVDLEAREVRTVALDGSALVVPFELDENVRWRLLNGLDDISITLQQESKISAFEANRPSFKPNTVPLG; from the coding sequence ATGGAGAAGTTCACCACCCACACCGGCCGGGTCGTGCCGCTGCGCCGCAGCAACGTGGACACCGACCAGATCATCCCGGCCCACTGGCTGAAGAAGGTCACCCGCAGCGGCTTTGAGGACGGTCTGTTCGAAGCCTGGCGCAAGGACGAGTCCTTCGTCCTCAACCAGCCGCAGTACGCCGGTGCCAGCATCCTGGTGGCCGGGCCCGAGTTCGGTACCGGCTCCTCGCGCGAGCACGCCGTCTGGGCGCTGGAGAACTACGGCTTCCGGGCCGTCATCTCCTCCCGCTTCGCCGACATCTTCCGGGGCAACTCGCTGAAGAACGGCCTGCTGACGGTGATCCTGCCGCAGGAGGCGGTGGAGCGGATCTGGGCGCTGGTCGAGGCCGACCCGACCGCCGAGGTCACTGTGGACCTGGAGGCCCGCGAGGTCCGGACGGTGGCGCTGGACGGCTCCGCGCTGGTGGTTCCGTTCGAGTTGGACGAGAACGTCCGCTGGCGGCTGCTGAACGGCCTGGACGACATCAGCATCACTCTTCAGCAGGAGTCCAAGATCTCGGCGTTCGAGGCGAACCGGCCGAGCTTCAAGCCGAACACGGTTCCGCTCGGCTGA
- the leuC gene encoding 3-isopropylmalate dehydratase large subunit, with protein MGRTLAEKVWDDHVVRRAEGEPDLLFIDLHLLHEVTSPQAFDGLRLAGRKVRRTDLTIATEDHNTPTLDIDKPIADPVSRLQLETLRANCAEFGVRLHSLGDAEQGVVHVVGPQLGLTQPGTTVVCGDSHTSTHGAFGALAFGIGTSQVEHVLATQTLPLAPFRTMAITVEGELPEGVTAKDLILAVITRIGTGGGQGYVLEYRGSAIRSLSMEARMTVCNMSIEAGARAGMIAPDETTFEYLQGRDHAPQGADWDAAVAYWKTLVTDEDAVFDAEVFIDASELSPFVTWGTNPGQGAPLSAEVPDPASFEDPQARVAAENALRYMGLTAGTPLREVSVDAVFVGSCTNGRIEDLRAAAAVVEGRQVADGVRMLVVPGSVRVALQAVAEGLDKVFVAAGAEWRHAGCSMCLGMNPDQLAPGERCASTSNRNFEGRQGKGGRTHLVSPQVAAATAVLGHLASPADLSDARQTAEV; from the coding sequence ATGGGACGCACACTCGCGGAGAAGGTCTGGGACGACCATGTCGTCAGGCGCGCTGAGGGCGAGCCGGATCTCCTCTTCATCGATCTGCACCTGCTGCACGAGGTGACCAGCCCGCAGGCCTTCGACGGCCTGCGGCTGGCCGGGCGCAAGGTCCGCCGGACCGATCTGACGATCGCCACCGAGGACCACAACACCCCCACCCTGGACATCGACAAGCCGATCGCCGACCCGGTGTCGCGGCTCCAGCTGGAGACGCTGCGGGCCAACTGCGCCGAGTTCGGCGTCCGGCTGCACTCGCTGGGCGACGCCGAGCAGGGCGTGGTCCACGTCGTCGGACCGCAGCTGGGCCTGACCCAGCCGGGGACCACGGTGGTGTGTGGGGATTCCCACACGTCCACCCACGGCGCCTTCGGCGCGCTGGCGTTCGGCATCGGCACCAGCCAGGTCGAGCACGTGCTGGCCACCCAGACGCTGCCGCTGGCCCCGTTCCGCACCATGGCGATCACCGTCGAGGGCGAACTGCCGGAGGGCGTCACCGCCAAGGACCTGATCCTGGCCGTGATCACCCGGATCGGCACCGGCGGTGGCCAGGGCTACGTCCTGGAGTACCGCGGCTCCGCCATCCGCAGCCTCTCCATGGAGGCCCGGATGACCGTCTGCAACATGTCGATCGAGGCGGGCGCCCGGGCCGGGATGATCGCCCCGGACGAGACCACCTTCGAGTACCTCCAGGGCCGCGACCACGCGCCGCAGGGGGCCGACTGGGACGCCGCCGTGGCGTACTGGAAGACCCTGGTCACCGACGAGGACGCGGTCTTCGACGCCGAGGTCTTCATCGACGCCTCCGAGCTGTCCCCGTTCGTCACCTGGGGCACCAACCCGGGCCAGGGCGCGCCGCTGAGCGCCGAGGTGCCGGACCCGGCCTCGTTCGAGGACCCGCAGGCGCGGGTGGCCGCCGAGAACGCGCTGCGCTACATGGGCCTGACCGCCGGCACCCCGCTGCGCGAGGTCTCCGTGGACGCGGTGTTCGTCGGTTCCTGCACCAACGGCCGGATCGAGGACCTGCGCGCCGCCGCCGCCGTGGTCGAGGGCCGCCAGGTCGCCGACGGCGTCCGGATGCTGGTCGTCCCGGGCTCGGTCCGGGTCGCCCTGCAGGCCGTGGCGGAGGGCCTGGACAAGGTGTTCGTCGCGGCCGGCGCCGAGTGGCGGCACGCGGGCTGCTCGATGTGCCTGGGCATGAACCCGGACCAGCTCGCCCCCGGCGAGCGCTGCGCGTCCACCTCCAACCGCAACTTCGAGGGGCGGCAGGGCAAGGGCGGGCGCACCCACCTGGTCTCGCCGCAGGTGGCCGCCGCCACCGCGGTGCTGGGCCACCTGGCCTCGCCCGCCGACCTGTCCGACGCCCGTCAGACTGCGGAGGTCTGA
- the ndgR gene encoding IclR family transcriptional regulator NdgR produces MDNSSGVGVLDKAALVLSALESGPATLAGLVAATGLARPTAHRLAVALEHHRLVTRDMQGRFILGPRLSELSAAAGEDRLLATAGPVLTHLRDVTGESAQLYRRQGDLRICVAAAERLSGLRDTVPVGSTLPMKAGSAAQVLLAWEEPERLHRGLQGARFTATALSGVRRRGWAQSIGEREPGVASVSAPVRGPSNRVVAAVSVSGPIERLSRHPGRLHAQAIIEAAGRLTEALRRA; encoded by the coding sequence ATGGACAACTCTAGTGGCGTCGGCGTTCTCGACAAGGCTGCTCTGGTGCTGAGCGCGCTGGAGTCAGGCCCCGCAACCCTGGCCGGCCTGGTGGCCGCCACCGGACTGGCGCGGCCCACCGCGCACCGGCTGGCGGTGGCACTCGAACACCACCGCCTGGTCACCCGTGACATGCAGGGCCGTTTCATTCTCGGTCCCAGGCTCTCCGAACTCTCGGCGGCGGCCGGCGAGGACCGGCTGCTGGCCACCGCCGGACCGGTGCTCACGCACCTGCGCGACGTCACCGGCGAGAGCGCGCAGCTCTACCGCCGCCAGGGTGACCTGCGGATCTGCGTGGCGGCGGCCGAGCGGCTGTCCGGCCTGCGGGATACCGTCCCGGTCGGCAGCACGCTGCCGATGAAGGCGGGCTCCGCCGCCCAGGTCCTGCTGGCCTGGGAGGAGCCGGAGCGGCTGCACCGCGGCCTGCAGGGCGCCCGGTTCACCGCGACCGCGCTCTCCGGCGTCCGGCGGCGCGGCTGGGCCCAGTCCATCGGCGAGCGCGAGCCGGGCGTGGCCTCGGTCTCCGCGCCGGTGCGCGGCCCGTCCAACCGGGTGGTCGCCGCCGTCTCGGTCTCCGGACCGATCGAGCGGCTCTCCCGCCACCCGGGACGGCTGCACGCCCAGGCGATCATCGAGGCGGCCGGTCGGCTCACCGAGGCGCTGCGCCGCGCCTGA
- a CDS encoding DUF6297 family protein gives MSGDAEANANADARSGDEAEATAEKVETGDWTDETLELLRALRAPHRRSRAGQIGYAVYSFVLFVLSWGGLFSLGLFANASMGADYTADGPRLLAALPSGVCALSLGLMLMVARDALWRGPVVAPRATVDWLLMQPVRPGPVLRPWFWVSCVIAVVPGLLAAAAAAVALGLMEKVPFGSALGWALIGGICVPLLATAGAVLVERSTRVARWVRRGSPVVALLVMLLAVQSVLAVLGHRVTGLERAELWSGPWGWSALAGLAPTHAALPGGWVAAPLLAVLTVLALLWAHRAAAGIPLGSLRLRARTAAGVAAALRTAELRSARLVLAQADQHGRKVRMRIPPPSRAALIVPWRDLTALLRAPSRFGRAVLFAVPALLLAGPAADARGADRVLLTALAVALGYLGVAQLAEPARVEADDPRRAGWSPYPYAKLMLRHALVPTVASVLLMTIGAAVATALGESAAVWLAPVAALPLTAAALVNAVRGPSRQELMYTPRGAGSMGPFIFLAWYAAGPLTTVPALAFALGSRPVTAALWCLLIAAVLMYWSYQRALTLSGRHRPKD, from the coding sequence GTGAGCGGCGACGCCGAGGCGAACGCCAACGCCGACGCCCGGAGCGGCGACGAGGCCGAGGCCACCGCCGAGAAGGTCGAGACCGGCGACTGGACCGACGAGACGCTGGAGCTGCTGCGCGCCCTGCGCGCCCCGCACCGGCGCTCCCGGGCGGGCCAGATCGGCTACGCCGTCTACAGCTTCGTGCTGTTCGTGCTCTCCTGGGGCGGGCTGTTCTCGCTCGGACTCTTCGCCAACGCCTCGATGGGCGCCGACTACACCGCCGACGGCCCGAGGCTGCTGGCCGCGCTGCCGTCCGGGGTGTGCGCGCTCAGCCTGGGCCTGATGCTGATGGTGGCCCGGGACGCGCTGTGGCGCGGCCCGGTGGTCGCCCCCCGCGCCACCGTCGACTGGCTGCTGATGCAGCCGGTCCGCCCGGGCCCGGTGCTCCGGCCCTGGTTCTGGGTGTCCTGCGTGATCGCGGTGGTGCCCGGACTGCTGGCCGCCGCCGCGGCGGCGGTGGCCCTGGGCCTGATGGAGAAGGTGCCGTTCGGCTCCGCCCTCGGCTGGGCGCTGATCGGCGGGATCTGCGTACCGCTGCTGGCCACCGCCGGCGCGGTACTGGTCGAGCGCTCCACCCGGGTCGCCCGCTGGGTGCGCCGGGGCTCACCGGTGGTGGCGCTGCTGGTGATGCTGCTCGCGGTGCAGAGCGTGCTGGCGGTGCTCGGGCACCGGGTCACCGGGCTGGAGCGGGCGGAGCTGTGGTCCGGGCCGTGGGGCTGGTCGGCGCTGGCCGGGCTGGCCCCCACCCACGCCGCGCTGCCCGGTGGTTGGGTCGCCGCGCCGCTGCTCGCGGTGCTGACCGTGCTCGCGCTGCTCTGGGCGCACCGGGCCGCCGCCGGGATCCCGCTCGGCAGCCTGCGGCTGCGGGCGCGGACCGCCGCCGGGGTGGCCGCCGCGCTGCGCACCGCCGAACTGCGGTCGGCCCGGCTGGTGCTGGCCCAGGCGGACCAGCACGGCCGCAAGGTCAGGATGCGGATCCCGCCGCCGAGCCGGGCGGCGCTGATCGTGCCCTGGCGCGACCTGACCGCGCTGCTGCGCGCCCCCTCCCGGTTCGGCCGGGCGGTGCTGTTCGCCGTCCCGGCGCTGCTGCTGGCCGGTCCGGCGGCAGACGCCCGGGGCGCGGACCGGGTGCTGCTGACCGCGCTCGCGGTCGCCCTCGGCTACCTGGGCGTCGCGCAGCTCGCCGAACCCGCCCGGGTGGAGGCCGACGACCCGCGCCGCGCGGGCTGGTCGCCCTACCCGTACGCCAAGCTCATGCTGCGGCACGCGCTGGTGCCGACGGTCGCCTCGGTGCTGCTGATGACCATCGGCGCGGCCGTGGCCACCGCCCTCGGCGAGAGCGCGGCGGTCTGGCTGGCGCCGGTGGCGGCGCTGCCGCTGACCGCGGCGGCACTGGTCAACGCCGTCCGTGGGCCGTCCCGGCAGGAACTCATGTACACCCCGCGCGGAGCGGGCAGCATGGGCCCGTTCATCTTCCTGGCCTGGTACGCCGCCGGGCCGTTGACCACCGTCCCGGCCCTGGCGTTCGCGCTGGGCAGCCGTCCGGTGACGGCCGCGCTGTGGTGCCTGCTGATCGCGGCGGTGCTCATGTACTGGTCTTACCAGCGGGCTCTTACCCTCTCCGGACGGCACCGCCCCAAGGACTGA
- a CDS encoding ATP-binding cassette domain-containing protein: MAKPKKAARPPLLALRQVSRRYGGRLALQPIDLNIAAGECVALVGHNGSGKSTLLRLAAGRDTPTSGTVKLDGEPVDENDPRVRARLAVVGDVSACYPDLTVREHLALVAVAHGVEDPLTWVDRALADRGLAEHAEVLPDSLSSGQLQSLLLAAALVRPRDLLILDEPEQRLDPGARERLAALLRAELADGVAVLLATHHPDLAFHVADRVVLLEDGAVLAQGAPQNVLPTAFPGSALGGER, encoded by the coding sequence ATGGCTAAGCCCAAGAAGGCCGCACGTCCACCCCTGTTGGCACTCCGCCAGGTCAGTCGGCGTTACGGTGGCCGACTCGCGCTCCAGCCGATCGACCTGAACATCGCCGCGGGCGAGTGCGTCGCCCTGGTCGGCCACAACGGCTCCGGCAAGTCCACCCTGCTGCGGCTCGCCGCCGGACGGGACACCCCCACCAGCGGCACGGTCAAGCTCGACGGCGAACCGGTGGACGAGAACGACCCCCGGGTGCGCGCGCGGCTGGCCGTCGTCGGCGACGTCTCCGCCTGCTACCCGGACCTGACGGTCCGCGAGCACCTGGCCCTGGTCGCCGTCGCCCACGGCGTCGAGGACCCGCTGACCTGGGTCGACCGCGCGCTCGCCGACCGGGGCCTGGCCGAGCACGCCGAGGTGCTGCCCGACTCGCTCTCCTCCGGCCAGCTCCAGTCGCTGCTGCTGGCCGCCGCGCTGGTCCGCCCGCGCGACCTGCTGATCCTGGACGAGCCCGAGCAGCGGCTCGACCCCGGCGCCCGGGAGCGCCTGGCCGCGCTGCTGCGCGCCGAACTGGCCGACGGGGTCGCGGTGCTGCTCGCGACCCACCACCCCGACCTGGCGTTCCACGTCGCCGACCGGGTGGTGCTGCTGGAGGACGGCGCGGTGCTGGCCCAGGGCGCCCCGCAGAACGTGCTGCCCACCGCCTTCCCCGGCAGCGCCCTGGGCGGCGAGCGGTGA
- a CDS encoding HAD family hydrolase → MADVPSDARGILWDIDDTLFDYTGAEAAGIVEHLRTEGLLGEFDSPEQALGLWREDMERAYARFLAGELGFHEHRLERAHTFAARAGRTFPGDRAAAAWFKRYIRCYERHWGLFPDVLPVLDQLRDGYAHGLLSNSSTVHQRRKLKRLGVHRRFRSLVCSDDIGCAKPAPEAFWAGCAALGLPPERVVYVGDKLTTDALGALGAGLHPVWLDRPALGPVPAPPGVHRIGTLADLPGVLELIDFGAVPRIG, encoded by the coding sequence GTGGCTGACGTTCCGTCGGACGCGCGGGGGATCCTCTGGGACATCGACGACACCCTCTTCGACTACACCGGCGCCGAGGCCGCCGGGATCGTGGAGCACCTGCGCACCGAGGGCCTGCTCGGCGAGTTCGACTCGCCCGAGCAGGCCCTCGGCCTCTGGCGGGAGGACATGGAGCGGGCCTACGCCAGGTTCCTCGCCGGGGAGCTGGGCTTCCACGAGCACCGCCTGGAGCGGGCGCACACCTTCGCCGCCCGCGCCGGCCGCACCTTCCCCGGCGACCGGGCCGCCGCCGCCTGGTTCAAGCGCTACATCCGCTGCTACGAACGGCACTGGGGGCTCTTCCCGGACGTGCTCCCGGTGCTGGACCAGCTGCGCGACGGCTACGCGCACGGCCTGCTCTCCAACTCCTCCACGGTGCACCAGCGGCGCAAGCTGAAGCGGCTCGGTGTGCACCGCCGCTTCCGCAGCCTGGTCTGCTCGGACGACATCGGCTGCGCCAAACCGGCCCCGGAGGCCTTCTGGGCGGGCTGCGCGGCGCTCGGCCTGCCGCCGGAGCGGGTGGTCTACGTCGGCGACAAGCTCACCACCGACGCCCTCGGGGCGCTCGGCGCCGGGCTGCATCCGGTGTGGCTGGACCGCCCGGCCCTCGGCCCGGTTCCGGCCCCGCCCGGCGTCCACCGCATCGGCACCCTCGCTGACCTGCCCGGAGTGCTGGAGCTAATCGATTTTGGAGCGGTGCCCAGGATCGGGTAG
- a CDS encoding fumarylacetoacetate hydrolase family protein — protein sequence MRIARFSSEGTVSFGVVEGDAAQPETLTLHVLSGHPFGELQPTGQVRPLSEVRLLPPMLPNKIVAVGRNYAAHAAELGNEVPEVPLTFFKPSTSVIGPTENIAYPPFSSDVQYEAELAVVIGRMCRDVPRERVPEVVFGYTCANDVTARDVQQREGQWARAKGFDTSCPLGPWIETDLDPADLAVTCTVNGELRQAGRTSQMVRSVADLIVHITEAMTLLPGDVVLTGTPAGVGPLAVGDEVAVSIEGIGTLSNRVVKRG from the coding sequence GTGCGCATCGCCAGGTTTTCCAGTGAAGGGACCGTCTCCTTCGGCGTCGTCGAGGGCGACGCCGCGCAACCGGAGACGCTGACCCTGCACGTCCTGTCCGGGCACCCCTTCGGTGAGCTCCAGCCCACCGGCCAGGTCCGGCCGCTGTCCGAGGTGCGGCTGCTGCCGCCGATGCTGCCGAACAAGATCGTCGCGGTGGGCCGCAACTACGCCGCGCACGCGGCCGAGCTGGGCAACGAGGTCCCGGAGGTCCCGCTCACCTTCTTCAAGCCGTCGACCTCCGTCATCGGCCCCACCGAGAACATCGCGTACCCGCCGTTCTCCTCCGACGTCCAGTACGAGGCCGAGCTGGCCGTGGTCATCGGCCGGATGTGCCGGGACGTGCCGCGTGAGCGGGTTCCCGAGGTGGTCTTCGGCTACACCTGCGCCAACGACGTCACCGCGCGCGACGTCCAGCAGCGCGAGGGCCAGTGGGCCCGGGCCAAGGGCTTCGACACCTCCTGCCCGCTCGGCCCCTGGATCGAGACCGACCTGGACCCGGCCGACCTGGCGGTCACCTGCACCGTCAACGGCGAGCTGCGGCAGGCCGGCCGCACCTCGCAGATGGTGCGCTCGGTGGCGGACCTGATCGTGCACATCACCGAGGCGATGACGCTGCTGCCCGGCGACGTGGTGCTCACCGGCACCCCGGCCGGGGTCGGCCCGCTGGCGGTCGGCGACGAGGTGGCGGTCTCGATCGAGGGCATCGGCACCCTCAGCAACCGTGTGGTCAAGCGTGGCTGA